In the genome of Salipiger sp. CCB-MM3, one region contains:
- a CDS encoding ABC transporter ATP-binding protein — translation MPKDMQQEVQSGADVVLDVRNLSVDFPVNKSFFRTGATKVVRAVQNVSFSVPRGGCYAIVGESGSGKSTLARAIVGLVKMTAGEVTLGGQQLSGLTPRERRQLRRRVQLVLQDPRASIDPRMRVYDVLREALVVHGIKGSKDDQRARIEQVIRQVGLSVAHLGRFANELSGGQRQRVAIARAIILEPEILVLDEPVSALDVSIQAQIINLLVELQERLGLTYVIITHDLALVSHFADSTGVMYLGRFVEQGPARQICDSPRHPYSESLLSVVAGEDPEVERNREVVLLEGNIPSPLDLPTGCAFHTRCPHARVVAAGIDPASRQEVAGHSVPRLCVEATPRAETGPAGCLCHYPLAGAQPDPTDN, via the coding sequence ATGCCCAAGGACATGCAGCAAGAGGTCCAATCCGGCGCGGATGTGGTGTTGGACGTGCGCAACCTCAGCGTCGATTTCCCGGTGAACAAATCCTTCTTCCGCACCGGCGCCACCAAGGTGGTGCGCGCGGTGCAGAACGTCAGCTTCTCGGTGCCGCGCGGCGGCTGCTACGCCATCGTCGGGGAATCCGGCTCGGGCAAGAGCACGCTGGCGCGGGCAATCGTCGGGCTGGTTAAGATGACGGCGGGTGAGGTGACCCTTGGCGGGCAGCAGCTGTCCGGCCTCACCCCGCGCGAGCGGCGGCAGCTGCGGCGGCGGGTGCAACTGGTGCTGCAGGATCCGCGCGCCTCGATCGACCCGCGGATGCGCGTCTATGACGTGCTGCGCGAGGCGCTGGTGGTGCATGGCATCAAGGGCAGCAAGGACGATCAGCGCGCCCGTATCGAGCAGGTGATCCGGCAGGTGGGGCTGAGCGTGGCGCACCTCGGGCGCTTTGCCAATGAACTGTCGGGCGGTCAGCGCCAGCGCGTCGCCATTGCCCGCGCGATCATCCTCGAGCCCGAGATCCTCGTGCTCGACGAGCCGGTGAGCGCGCTCGACGTGTCGATTCAGGCGCAGATCATCAACCTGCTGGTGGAACTGCAAGAGCGGCTCGGGCTGACCTATGTGATCATCACCCATGATCTCGCGCTGGTCAGCCATTTCGCCGACAGCACCGGGGTGATGTACCTCGGGCGCTTCGTCGAGCAGGGACCGGCCCGGCAGATCTGCGACAGCCCGCGCCACCCCTATTCCGAGAGCCTGCTGTCGGTGGTGGCGGGCGAGGACCCGGAGGTGGAGCGCAATCGCGAGGTGGTGCTGCTCGAGGGCAATATCCCCAGCCCGCTCGATCTGCCGACCGGTTGTGCGTTTCACACCCGCTGCCCGCATGCGCGCGTGGTCGCCGCGGGGATCGATCCCGCATCGCGCCAAGAGGTGGCAGGCCACAGTGTGCCGCGCCTCTGCGTCGAGGCAACGCCGCGTGCCGAAACCGGCCCCGCGGGGTGCCTGTGCCATTACCCGCTTGCCGGCGCGCAGCCGGACCCGACTGACAATTGA
- a CDS encoding LLM class flavin-dependent oxidoreductase, with protein MPTTQRRMKIGINMVQNGGHNSGWRHPDANAGIANDFKGYAKIIKQAEAQKIDFMFLADGAAVRIPHKDADELSRHGHIDRFEPITLLAAMSAVTESIGLICTASTTYNEPYALARKFASLDHISDGRAGWNVVTGWSEEEAMNFGRDTLMEHSERYERANEFFDVVTGLWNSWDDDAFVRDKDEGRYFRPEGMHLLNHKGKHYQVRGPLNLERSPQGYPVIAQAGGSGPGRELGARIADIIYTGQKDKEIAKEFYADMKARVAAAGRDPAQVMIMPGIMPIIGATEEEAQAKLDELKALVHPEVGLQLISKMFGDLSAYDPDELVPLPLPESNGVKSAIEQWERRLRETPMTIRQVYEEISISSGHNVCCGTVEQIADVMQDWFEDGACDGWNLMAPYMPGGAEDFINLLVPELRRRGLAQSEYEGGTLRARLGLEAKPNPLAGRVSESSESEEAIAVSH; from the coding sequence ATGCCCACGACCCAACGCCGCATGAAGATCGGCATTAACATGGTGCAGAACGGCGGCCATAACTCGGGCTGGCGCCACCCCGATGCCAACGCCGGTATCGCCAATGATTTCAAAGGCTACGCCAAGATCATCAAGCAGGCCGAGGCGCAGAAGATCGACTTCATGTTCCTTGCCGACGGCGCCGCCGTGCGCATCCCGCACAAGGATGCTGACGAACTGAGCCGCCACGGCCATATCGACCGCTTCGAGCCGATCACCCTGCTCGCCGCCATGTCGGCGGTGACCGAGAGCATCGGCCTGATCTGCACCGCCTCGACCACCTATAACGAGCCCTATGCGCTGGCCCGCAAATTCGCCTCGCTGGACCATATCTCGGACGGGCGCGCGGGTTGGAACGTGGTGACCGGCTGGAGCGAAGAAGAGGCGATGAACTTTGGCCGCGACACGCTCATGGAGCATTCCGAGCGCTATGAGCGCGCCAATGAATTCTTCGATGTAGTCACCGGCCTGTGGAACAGCTGGGACGATGACGCCTTCGTGCGCGACAAGGACGAGGGCCGCTATTTCCGCCCCGAGGGGATGCATCTGCTCAACCACAAGGGCAAACACTATCAGGTGCGCGGCCCGCTGAACCTCGAGCGTTCGCCGCAGGGCTATCCGGTGATCGCGCAGGCGGGCGGCTCGGGTCCGGGGCGCGAGCTGGGCGCGCGCATCGCCGACATCATCTACACCGGCCAGAAGGACAAGGAGATCGCCAAGGAGTTCTACGCCGACATGAAGGCGCGGGTCGCCGCGGCGGGTCGCGATCCGGCGCAGGTGATGATCATGCCGGGCATCATGCCGATCATCGGCGCCACCGAGGAAGAGGCGCAGGCCAAGCTCGACGAGTTGAAGGCGCTGGTCCACCCCGAGGTCGGCCTGCAGCTGATCTCGAAGATGTTCGGCGATCTCAGCGCCTATGATCCCGACGAGTTGGTGCCGCTGCCGCTGCCGGAGTCGAACGGTGTCAAAAGCGCCATCGAGCAATGGGAGCGCCGCCTGCGCGAGACCCCGATGACCATCCGTCAGGTCTATGAGGAGATCTCGATCTCTTCGGGCCACAACGTCTGCTGCGGCACGGTCGAGCAGATCGCCGACGTGATGCAGGATTGGTTCGAAGATGGCGCCTGCGACGGCTGGAACTTGATGGCGCCCTATATGCCCGGCGGCGCAGAGGATTTCATCAACCTGCTGGTGCCGGAACTGCGTCGGCGCGGACTGGCGCAGAGCGAATATGAGGGCGGCACGCTGCGCGCCCGGCTCGGGCTGGAGGCCAAGCCCAACCCGCTGGCGGGACGTGTGTCGGAGAGTTCGGAATCCGAAGAAGCGATCGCCGTCTCGCACTGA